DNA from Asticcacaulis excentricus:
ATGGAGTCGGTGATGACCAGTTCCTTGAGCACTGAGTTTTCTACGCGCTCCATCGCCTTGCCCGACAAAACGCCGTGGCTGATATAGGCCGAAACCGAGGTCGCGCCGCGGTCGATCAGCGCCTTGGCCGCATTGACCAGCGTGCCGCCGGAATCGACGATGTCGTCGAACAGGATACAGTTGCGCCCCGTAACGTCCCCGATGATGTTCATGACTTCGGATTCGCCGGCGCGCGGACGACGCTTGTCCACGATAGCCAGATCGCCGCCCAGACGGTCGGCCAGAGCGCGGGCGCGCACCACGCCGCCGACGTCCGGCGACACCACCATGATTTCATGGGCGTTGGGATAGTTGGCCTTGATGTCCTTGGCCATGAAGGGAATGGCGACCAGATTATCGGTCGGGATGTCGAAAAAGCCCTGAATCTGACCGGCGTGCAGGTCCATGGTCAGGACGCGGTGCGCCCCGGCACGTACGATCAGATTGGCCACCAGTTTGGCCGAAATGGGGGTGCGACCACCGGTCTTGCGGTCCTGACGGGCGTAGCCGAAATAGGGGATGACGGCGGTGATGCGCTTGGCCGAAGCCCGCGTCAGAGCGTCGATGCAGATCAGCAGCTCCATCAGGTTGTCATTGGCTGGATAGCTGGTGGACTGGATGACAAACACATCCTCACCGCGCACGTTTTCGTCGATGGTGACGAAGATTTCCTTGTCGGCGAAGCGTTCGATGCGCGCCTTGGTCAGGGGCATGTCGAGATAGTCGCCGATGGCCTGAGCCAGCAGTCGGTTGGAATTGGCCGATAGCAATTTCATGGGGAACCTGTGGGGCGGCAGGGTGGGAAACACGTACGTGTTTTACATGCGGCGGCTTTTAACAGGTGCGACCTGTGGGGCAAGCCCGATTCGTCGCAAATCCTTAAAATTTTGACTGGATTTACGGCTCTTTTGGCGTGCCCGTGATGAACCACGCCCGCTTAATCGTTTCATCCTCGATCTCGTAGATGCCGACCACATCGACCAGCCGCACACCCTCCGGGAAATTGCGGGTGACGGACTCCGTGTCGATGACGGTGTTGCCGATCACGCTGCGGCTGATCAGGCGGGCGTAAAGATCTGGCTCCTGAAAGCGGATCAGGTGGCGTTCCCGAATAGCCCTATGTCCCTTGGCCAGCAGGGTCTGCGGATGGGAGTAGATTTCCGCATCCTCGGCCCAGAAGGACAGAAACCTGTCCACATCCCTGGCATTATAGGCGTTAAGTTGCCCTTTGACGATGTCTTCCGCTGAGCGTGTCATGGACGCAGCATGATGGCGCTGATTAGACGGCCATAGTCCGGCTCCTGCCGCAGGAAGCCCCGGCGGTTGGAATGGAACAGGGCCTCTTCGGCGCAGGTGTCGTGGCCTGTGGTCGCAACCTGCGTCAGCCCCAGCCGCTTCAGTCGCATCAGGCAGAAGCCGGGCAGGTCGAAATAGCGCTTGTCGGCGGTCTTCCCGGGAATAAAGAAGGCGGCACTGTCGGCATCCTGAGCGCGGAAGGTGTCTTCGTAATCGGTGGACACCTCGTAGGAGGCCTGCGCGATGCACGGGCCGATGACGGCGCGCAGGTGCCGGGCTTCGGCGCCCTTGGCCAGAAGCGCCGCGTATTCGGCTTCGATCATGCCGCCCAGTGCGCCCTTCCAGCCCGCGTGGCAGGCCCCGACAACGCCATTGACCGGATCGGCCCACAGGATGGGGGCGCAATCGGCCGACAAGGCCCCCAAAATCAGGCCGGGGGTGGTGGTGACCAGACCATCGGCCTCCGGACGGTCTTCCGTGGGCCACGGGCCATCGACCGTCACGGCGATTTTGGAATGCACCTGATAACAGTTGAGCAGACGCGCCTCCGGCTGGCCAAAGCTGGCGGCGACGCGGCGGCGGTTTTCGAGGATATTGTCGAGCGAGTCCTTGGAGCCTTGCCCGACATTCAGCGACTCGTAGGGGAAGGGCGAGACGCCGCCCAGCCGCGTGAAAAAGCCGTGCTGGACGTTCGGCAGGTCGAGGAGCGGGTGCAGGATACGGGGCAGGGTCATTATAGTGCCTGTGAAATTAAGAGCCCCCACCACCGCATCTCAGCTTGGCTTCGTGCGGTCCCCCTCCCCAGTAAACGGGTGAGGTATGAAGGCTAAGCTGTACTAGGGCTCGGCGTGAATGGGCGCAAGGCCTGCCAGCGGCAGGTCGCGAGGGTAATGGATGGCCAGCACCTTGAACAGTTCGCCCATCTCCTCCGCCGCGATCAGGCGATGGACCTGCCGCGCCAGCCGGTCGGTGTCTTCCGGGTTTTTGGCGCGCAGTTCGTCAAAGCGCTCGATAATACCGAGTCGTTGCAGGAAAACGCCCTGCGGCGTGATCTGGCTGACGCCCAGCCCCATGTTCAGCGCCGTAACCGCCAGCGACGGAAAGTCCGCCCACTGGGTCAGGTCGTGCGCGCCGGGTTCGGCCAGCGGATCGGTCTTTTCATGGCGATAGAGGGCCTGAAGCGTGTCGCCGGGTTCGGGGCGGTCGCGGCCATAGTCGATAAACAGCGCCGCCCCGGTCGCCTCGTGGATCAGCGCGCCCACCGCCTCGATCAGT
Protein-coding regions in this window:
- a CDS encoding ribose-phosphate pyrophosphokinase, whose product is MKLLSANSNRLLAQAIGDYLDMPLTKARIERFADKEIFVTIDENVRGEDVFVIQSTSYPANDNLMELLICIDALTRASAKRITAVIPYFGYARQDRKTGGRTPISAKLVANLIVRAGAHRVLTMDLHAGQIQGFFDIPTDNLVAIPFMAKDIKANYPNAHEIMVVSPDVGGVVRARALADRLGGDLAIVDKRRPRAGESEVMNIIGDVTGRNCILFDDIVDSGGTLVNAAKALIDRGATSVSAYISHGVLSGKAMERVENSVLKELVITDSIEAPEHVRNHPKVRIVGVAPLIGEAIRRIANEESVSKLFD
- a CDS encoding nuclear transport factor 2 family protein — encoded protein: MTRSAEDIVKGQLNAYNARDVDRFLSFWAEDAEIYSHPQTLLAKGHRAIRERHLIRFQEPDLYARLISRSVIGNTVIDTESVTRNFPEGVRLVDVVGIYEIEDETIKRAWFITGTPKEP
- the pgeF gene encoding peptidoglycan editing factor PgeF; amino-acid sequence: MTLPRILHPLLDLPNVQHGFFTRLGGVSPFPYESLNVGQGSKDSLDNILENRRRVAASFGQPEARLLNCYQVHSKIAVTVDGPWPTEDRPEADGLVTTTPGLILGALSADCAPILWADPVNGVVGACHAGWKGALGGMIEAEYAALLAKGAEARHLRAVIGPCIAQASYEVSTDYEDTFRAQDADSAAFFIPGKTADKRYFDLPGFCLMRLKRLGLTQVATTGHDTCAEEALFHSNRRGFLRQEPDYGRLISAIMLRP